From Poecile atricapillus isolate bPoeAtr1 chromosome Z, bPoeAtr1.hap1, whole genome shotgun sequence, one genomic window encodes:
- the LOC131572618 gene encoding uncharacterized protein LOC131572618, producing MEQAPTGETLASQDSSAQARKVEQQQNRDQVQSTLEFRWKELAAFGRNRHSSLERTAEVAAEPEEESQVQRDLRKEEVPQAVPKVCCPQRPAHRHLEKLLQEFSRQGHILSQVCSEKAALARENAALQAQLAATERELRGLSEQLGEARSEKQSLQCSLLEAQQQVSELEITRNHLEGQVRTAMQAKEVILEDVRGLRQELQALRSLSKQQLEEMAQQLRSAEEQFSQGLRLWQSAQEEEKRKLLQEQERQLEQQRLEAWEQLEQRENLVAELQHQEATLLRRVHQLQRKLNHRQREVELLRQELEEQQEDWQDELQAVVQEAEWKMKAMEERHKKEMKRMQQMLQYRLAEQEQMDVGAAAASSKGAFPPQPENLSRSSSSCPRQESEQLREKHYLKLLRSVVSVGDPGKKYTGWKLIGSGGFGTVYKAFDAATGQAVAVKELDLRHQGCEEVLKEILVMREYKNPNIVTYLESYLVDEILLLVLEYMDGGSLAKVIHMETMAVGHIATVCRECLQGLAFLHANDVIHRDIKSDNILLGLDGSVKLADFGLCAVLSPEQSKPRGMVGTTCWMAPEVVRREPYGPKVDIWSLGIVGIEMAKGEAPYIWETSAKMDVDKRGSAKELLEVYLLAKELKDRSAGDRGPQWGLEITITAVPAKRF from the exons ATGGAGCAA gcCCCAACAGGAGAGACTCTTGCCAGTCAGGACTCCTCGGCCCAGGCAAGAAaggtggaacagcagcagaacagggatCAAGTGCAAAGCACCCTGGAGTTCAG ATGGAAGGAGTTGGCTGCATTTGGGAGAAACCGCCACTCCTCACTCGAGAGGACGGCTGaagtggcagcagagccagaggaGGAATCACAGGTGCAGAGAGATCTGCGGAAAGAAGAGGTTCCTCAGGCAGTGCCAAAA GTTTGCTGCCCTCAGCGGCCAGCTCACAGGCATCTGgagaagctgctccaggagttcTCTCGCCAAGGGCACatcctgtcccaggtgtgcagCGAGAAGGCAGCGCTGGCACGAGAGAACGCTGCCCTGCAAGCCCAACTGGCAGCCACGGAGCGAGAGCTACGGGGCCTTTCggagcagctgggagaggcCAG GTCAGAGAAGCAGAGCTTGCAATGCAGCCTGTTGGAGGCTCAGCAGCAGGTATCGGAGCTGGAGATCACCAGGAACCATCTGGAAGGCCAAGTTCGCACAGCCATGCAGGCCAAGGAGGTGATACTTG AGGATGTGAGGGGCCTTCGTCAGGAGCTGCAAGCTCTAAGATCTCTCAGCAAGCAGCAATTGGAAGAAATGGCTCAGCAGCTCCGCTCTGCAGAAGAGCAGTTCAGCCAGGGTCTGAGACTATGGCAATCTGctcaggaagaggaaaagaggaagctCCTGCAAGAACAG GAAAGGCAGCTGGAACAACAACGTTTGGAGgcttgggagcagctggagcaaagGGAAAACCTGGTGGCAGAG ctccagcaccaggaggCTACTCTCTTACGAAGGGTGCACCAGCTGCAGCGGAAGCTTAACCATAGGCAGCGGGAGGTAGAGctgctgaggcaggagctggaggaacaGCAGGAAGATTGGCAG GatgagctgcaggcagtggtGCAGGAAGCTGAGTGGAAGATGAAGGCAATGGAAGAGAGACacaagaaggaaatgaaaaggatGCAGCAGATGCTGCAGTACAGGCTGGCAGAGCAAGAGCAG ATGGACGTGGGCGCTGCAGCAGCATCTTCCAAAGGAGCCTTCCCTCCACAGCCTGAAAACCTGAGCAGGAGCAGTTCGtcctgcccaaggcaggagtcagagcagctgagagagaagCATTACCTGAAGCTGCTGA ggAGTGTTGTGAGCGTGGGAGATCCAGGGAAGAAATACACTGGATGGAAACTTATTGGTAGCGG GGGTTTTGGAACCGTTTATAAGGCCTTTGACGCTGCCACAGGACAAGCG GTGGCTGTAAAGGAACTTGATCTCCGGCACCAGGGCTGCGAGGAGGTGTTGAAAGAAATCCTGGTCATGAGGGAATACAAGAACCCAAATATTGTCACCTACCTTGAAAG CTACCTTGTTGATGAGATTCTCCTGCTGGTCTTGGAGTATATGGACGGAGGCTCTTTAGCTAAGGTGATCCACATGGAAACGATGGCTGTAGGACACATAGCAACGGTCTGCCGGGAG tGCCTGCAAGGCCTGGCCTTCCTTCATGCCAATGACGTGATCCACAGAGACATCAAAAGTGACAATATCCTTCTGGGCCTGGATGGCTCTGTCAAGTTGG ctgattttggcctctgtgctgtgctcagccctgagcagagTAAACCGAGGGGTATGGTCGGGACCACTTGCTGGATGGCACCCGAGGTTGTCAGGAGAGAGCCATACGGCCCCAAAGTGGACATCTGGTCCCTTGGGATTGTGGGAATAGAAATGGCCAAAGGAGAGGCTCCGTATATTTGGGAAACCAGTGCTAAG ATGGATGTGGACAAGAGAGGCTCTGCCAAGGAACTTCTGGAG GTTTACCTGCTAGCCAAGGAACTGAAGGATcgcagtgctggggacagaggtCCGCAGTGGGGTTTGGAGATCACAATTACAGCAGTCCCTGCCAAGCGCTTCTAG